The following coding sequences lie in one Candidatus Niyogibacteria bacterium genomic window:
- a CDS encoding aspartate 1-decarboxylase: MRFILRSKIHKAVVTEADLNYIGSITIDEELVEKAGFWLGEKVLVASNTSGVRLETYVIAGQRGSGIIRMNGAASRLIKKGEEIIVMGFELADQPIKPKNILVDKNNKFIRFL, encoded by the coding sequence TTGAGATTTATTTTGCGTTCAAAAATTCATAAAGCCGTAGTGACTGAAGCTGATTTGAATTATATCGGCAGCATTACGATTGACGAAGAGCTTGTTGAGAAAGCCGGTTTTTGGCTTGGGGAAAAAGTGTTGGTGGCAAGCAATACTTCCGGCGTTCGCCTTGAAACTTACGTGATTGCGGGTCAGCGCGGATCCGGGATTATTCGCATGAATGGCGCCGCCTCGCGCCTTATTAAAAAAGGCGAAGAAATTATTGTGATGGGATTTGAGCTGGCTGATCAGCCGATAAAACCAAAAAATATTCTCGTTGATAAGAATAATAAATTTATCCGTTTTCTTTAA
- a CDS encoding trypsin-like peptidase domain-containing protein: MKRNLMAVFLAVMMFFVLNFIPQFSAAAETQTQNLDFEFEFASIIRKANKAVVVIEVKRIINDVIRNFTLGNGVFVSEDGYILTNYHVVRDFNEDDLAIHYLPASEDHQSRYIGDLNAMRQRLRSDVKIVNYDEEKDLALLKIDGHGFSTIKFGDNPKVGDQCFAIGSPLGLNWTVTQGSISKEFAIINFKEEYSYFIQTDTAINSGNSGGPLLNMKGELIGLNSILIAPTGHPINAGLNMAVPIGDIQVLLPRLLEEKTKLERSYLGITFVSPYQEIPKKFKTYVAEDRNGIFITDVEKESPAELAGLQIGDIIQTIDGRQIIGPIDFSQTITLQKPGKIILAEIQRQGKIIKLSIILKKKTDESAEIDLNIIDTIKEEKE; this comes from the coding sequence ATGAAAAGAAATTTAATGGCTGTTTTTTTGGCAGTAATGATGTTTTTTGTTCTGAATTTTATTCCTCAATTTTCAGCAGCCGCAGAAACTCAAACTCAAAATCTTGATTTTGAGTTTGAATTTGCTTCAATAATCAGAAAAGCAAATAAAGCCGTAGTTGTAATTGAGGTTAAAAGAATCATTAATGATGTTATTCGCAATTTTACTCTCGGCAACGGCGTATTTGTAAGCGAAGACGGATATATCCTGACCAATTATCACGTGGTCAGAGATTTTAATGAGGATGATTTAGCTATTCATTATCTTCCGGCCTCAGAAGACCATCAGAGTCGCTACATCGGCGATCTGAACGCCATGCGTCAGCGCCTGCGGTCCGATGTTAAGATTGTCAATTATGATGAAGAGAAAGATTTAGCTTTGCTTAAAATAGACGGTCATGGATTTTCAACAATAAAATTTGGAGATAATCCCAAAGTAGGCGACCAATGTTTTGCCATCGGCAGCCCTTTAGGTTTGAATTGGACCGTTACTCAAGGGAGTATTTCCAAAGAATTTGCCATTATTAATTTTAAAGAAGAATATAGTTATTTTATTCAAACCGACACCGCGATTAATTCCGGCAATTCCGGCGGCCCTTTGCTTAATATGAAAGGAGAATTAATCGGATTAAACAGTATTTTAATTGCCCCGACAGGACACCCCATTAATGCTGGATTAAATATGGCGGTGCCGATAGGCGACATTCAAGTTCTCCTCCCCCGTCTTTTGGAAGAAAAAACTAAACTGGAAAGAAGTTATTTAGGCATCACATTTGTTTCTCCTTATCAGGAAATTCCGAAAAAGTTTAAAACTTATGTCGCGGAAGACAGAAATGGTATTTTTATAACTGATGTTGAAAAAGAAAGTCCGGCTGAATTGGCTGGCTTGCAAATCGGAGATATTATCCAGACTATTGATGGCAGGCAAATAATAGGCCCGATTGATTTCAGTCAGACTATAACTTTGCAGAAACCCGGTAAAATAATTCTGGCGGAAATTCAACGCCAGGGAAAAATAATAAAGTTGAGTATCATTTTGAAGAAAAAAACAGATGAATCTGCGGAGATAGATTTGAATATAATAGACACAATAAAAGAAGAAAAAGAATAA
- a CDS encoding O-acetylhomoserine aminocarboxypropyltransferase/cysteine synthase — translation MACFFKLIKTKKPVKIKIAMPRKKPKLNRGLRPKTLEIHGGGSEKDIEIRPGLHRSVAFPMKSFERARRLFEGKEEGFIYTRINNPTVDKLEKRLAALEGAEAALATSSGMSAITLLALHLASPAGHIVSSNRLYGGVFHLFRDRLPALGIPVTFVENPFNQKEWEKAVKPNTKFLYVETPSNPVIDVFNIKSLAILAKKNKIPLAVDSTLATPALLNPIKQGADIVVHSLSKYMGDGEVIGGVILGKKFLIDSMRQEWFRDTGPCLSPDNAAILCSHIESLFGRMEEHCRNAESVAKFLSKHRKVAKVLYPSLGSRAAANKKIMPKGFGGLMAFEVKGGRSAAKKVLESLKLFWHAPNIGESRSLVIHPATTTHGQMAENELKKAGISQGTLRLSIGREDPRDLIDDLKQALSKI, via the coding sequence ATGGCGTGTTTTTTTAAGTTGATAAAAACAAAAAAACCAGTTAAAATAAAAATTGCCATGCCAAGAAAAAAACCAAAATTAAATCGCGGTCTTAGGCCGAAAACGCTTGAAATTCACGGCGGCGGTTCGGAAAAAGACATTGAGATACGGCCGGGGCTTCACCGCTCCGTGGCTTTTCCGATGAAATCTTTTGAGCGCGCCCGCCGGCTTTTTGAGGGAAAAGAAGAAGGTTTTATTTATACCAGAATAAACAATCCGACCGTTGATAAGTTGGAAAAACGTTTGGCGGCGCTGGAAGGAGCCGAAGCCGCTTTAGCGACTTCTTCCGGCATGTCGGCGATAACGCTTTTGGCTTTGCATCTCGCCAGTCCGGCCGGACACATTGTTTCTTCCAACCGGCTTTATGGCGGAGTATTCCATTTATTCAGGGACCGTTTGCCGGCTCTCGGCATTCCGGTAACTTTTGTTGAGAACCCTTTTAATCAGAAAGAATGGGAAAAAGCGGTTAAGCCGAATACGAAATTTTTATACGTTGAAACCCCCTCCAATCCCGTTATTGATGTTTTTAATATAAAATCTCTGGCGATTCTCGCTAAAAAGAATAAAATTCCTTTGGCGGTGGACAGCACTTTGGCGACTCCGGCGCTTTTGAATCCGATAAAACAGGGAGCCGACATTGTCGTTCATTCTTTGTCAAAATACATGGGCGACGGCGAAGTCATCGGCGGCGTTATTTTGGGAAAAAAATTTTTGATTGATAGTATGCGCCAGGAATGGTTTCGCGATACCGGCCCATGCCTTTCGCCGGACAACGCCGCAATTTTATGTTCGCATATTGAATCGCTTTTCGGGAGAATGGAGGAACATTGCCGAAACGCGGAAAGCGTCGCTAAATTTCTTTCAAAACATCGGAAAGTCGCCAAAGTTTTATACCCGTCTTTAGGTTCGCGCGCCGCGGCCAACAAAAAAATTATGCCCAAAGGGTTCGGCGGACTTATGGCTTTTGAAGTCAAAGGAGGAAGAAGCGCGGCCAAAAAAGTTTTGGAAAGCCTTAAGCTTTTTTGGCACGCTCCGAATATCGGCGAATCAAGATCATTGGTCATCCATCCGGCCACCACCACTCACGGCCAGATGGCTGAAAATGAACTGAAAAAAGCCGGCATTTCTCAAGGCACTTTGCGGCTTTCCATCGGTCGGGAAGATCCGCGGGATTTAATTGACGATTTAAAACAAGCGCTTTCCAAAATTTAA
- a CDS encoding 3D domain-containing protein, whose translation MITILKSNNFWLNRVVISLIILVLTLNASIKEASAAWDYSDIAIFITNKMKNQQKLLIAASGDFSGDSDKKIEETNKSLPPKTIKVVLTGYSSTIDQTDDTPFITASNTRVRDGVVAANFLAFGTKVQIPALFGNKIFIVEDRMAKKHNNKIDIWFSERYLAKNFGVKETEVMILE comes from the coding sequence ATGATTACAATACTAAAGTCTAATAATTTTTGGCTTAATAGAGTCGTAATATCATTGATTATACTGGTTTTAACGCTTAATGCTTCTATAAAAGAAGCAAGCGCCGCTTGGGATTATAGCGATATAGCGATTTTTATAACCAACAAAATGAAAAATCAACAAAAGTTGCTTATAGCTGCAAGCGGAGATTTCAGCGGAGATTCTGATAAAAAAATTGAAGAAACGAATAAATCTTTACCTCCAAAAACGATAAAAGTCGTTTTAACCGGCTATTCTTCAACAATTGATCAAACTGATGATACGCCGTTTATAACCGCTTCTAATACCCGCGTTCGCGATGGCGTGGTGGCGGCTAATTTTTTGGCTTTTGGCACCAAAGTTCAGATACCGGCGCTTTTCGGCAATAAAATTTTTATTGTTGAAGACCGCATGGCTAAAAAACACAATAATAAAATAGACATCTGGTTTTCTGAAAGATATTTAGCAAAGAATTTTGGAGTTAAAGAAACAGAGGTGATGATTTTAGAATAA